One Leeia speluncae genomic window, AAACATGGGGGTTGAACAAGTTAGCCTGACCACGCTCGCAAACGGCAGCAAAATGGCCGCGGCTATTTTGACCCCGAAAAAATGGTTTGTGCCTTGTGGGATGGATGAGTTAGCCGCCAACGACCCACTTGAGCGTGTTTTAGTAGTTTGGCAACAATTAGAAACACAATGGGAACAAGTTGGGCGAAATTCACAGATGCTGTATTCGATCGATACGGCTGGCGAAACCAATTTGCAATTAGCTTGGACAAAAGGACAATTGCGAGTCCGTCAAGATATGGCGGCCAATAGCGCCCTAACCGCTGACCAATTCATTCTGCAACCTAATCCAGCGAAGAAACAGATCAACATTTCAGCATGGACCTCTACGGCTTTAGATGATCCAGCTTGTTGTGGCAACGGGGATGAAGCCATGTTCAATAAGCTAGATGCTGCTAAGGCAAAATATGGTGAAGATAAAGTGTGCGAAAAAAATGGTTATGCTGGCACCATTAACTATGCCACAGGAAAAGTAGATATTAATCGCTGTGAATATGCAAAACCAAAACGTAGTGTATCCAACCAATCTAGCGTGCAAGTCATTGAACTAACGCAGTTCAAACCGGTGCCTTTTGATCAGCAAAAAGGATTACCGAAGTAACTTTTTTCGCTCGCGAGGGTTAGTAAGTGCCACTAACCCTCGCGCGACAGCCACCACGTAAGAAAGTGGGCTATTCCCACACACAAAAAATACCAATGGCATAATAATTATGTAAAATGATGCTTTACATGTGCTTGGTACGAACATGCTTTCTTTATCCGCTATCCAACGAGTGCTGATCGGTACTTTGCTAGCCTTACCTCTTGTTCCCGTCGTCGCTTGCGAAACGTTTACACCTCCCAATCAAATCGGCGAGCTGCCATCTACGCTACAGCCACTCATCCCAAAAAACATGGGTGTTGAAGCATTTAGTCTCACTACACTCGCCAACGGTAGCAAGTTAGCCGCTGCGATTCTGACACCTAAAAAATGGTTTGTCCCAGAAGGGAGACACCAACTAACCGCCAAAGACCCACATGAAAGAATTTTAGTATTTTGGCAGCAATTAAAGACAAAATGGGAGCCAATTGGCAGGAGTTCGAAGATACTCTATGCCATCGACTCTGTAAAAATGACTGGTGTCCAGCTATCATGGACCAAGGGGCTACTTCATGTTCGTCAGGACATGTGGACAGAAAGCATACGTGCAGCAGATGAATTCATACTGATGCCTAACACGGCGAAACGGCCGATCAAAGTCGTCGCCTGGACCTCTACCTATTTAGTTGCCCCTTCCTACTATGGCAATGGTGATACAACCATGCTCAATAAACTAGTTGCCGCCAAGGCAAAATATGGCAAAGACAAAGCCTGCGAGCAGGATGGCTATTCCGGCACCATCGACTACACTAGCGGCAAAATCCTGCTCAACCGCTGTGAATATGCAAAACCCAAGCGCACGCTGAACCAACAGATAAGCTCGCAATGGATAGCTCTGAACCAATTCAAACCCACAGCGTTTGATCGGCAGAAAGGGATGCCGAAGTAATCCCCTGGTGAAAACGCCCTTCCTTTTTGTATATTGGCTGGGCGTACTTCTCTCATCAAGGATCGTCTGCATTCTTCTCTCCACTCACATGATGTAACCCTTTTTTGGCTATTCAAAAAATTACATTTGCATAACAGATTGATTCGTAAAGCATTTTCAAATCGCACAGGTGTAATCTCTACGTAATTTTTCCGCCATCTTATCGTCACGTTTTCTTCGTATCCTAAGCGCCATTGTTACTGACCGAGTCGTCGGTTGCTTATTTCATCGAAGGAAACACCATGCTGAACATGCAGGCTGTAAAAGAATCTACTGCCGGATTAAGTGAAATTGAATCTGAGTACATTGCGCGTAGCCTAATGCGCGATAGTCCAACAGTAACGCCACAACATACCTGCTTTGAAGTATTGGATGTGCTAGCAAGACACCCTGAAGTGATTGGCTTGCCTGTATTAGAAAATGGCTTTGCGATTGGCCTTATTAACCGTGGCATTTTCAATGATGAAATGGCGAAACCATTTCGCCGCGATTTATATGGTCGTAAAAGCTGTATTGCCTTTATGGATAAGCAGCCGCTTGTCGTGCCAGAAACCATGAGTATTCAAGACGTTTCTTTCAAGGTAATTGAAAGTGGCGGCAAAACATTGAACGACGGTTTCATTATTGTGAACCCAGAAAACCAATACCTAGGGATTGGCACCGGCGAAGACCTAGTCAAAGTAGTGAGTTTCTTGCAAGCGGAGAAAAACCGCTTGGTGATGGAAAGTATTAACTACGCTTCTGTGATTCAGAAATCCTTTATGCGTTCTTCACGTGATGATCTAGCTTCTATGTTGAAAGACTATTTCATGCACTGGGAGCCACGGGACAAAGTAGGTGGCGATTACTTCTTCTGCAAGAAATTCAATGATGGCTTTTTCATGGCGCTAATGGATTGTACCGGCCACGGCGTGCCGGGTGCATTCATGACCTTGATTATGGCTGCGTTCATGGATCACTTGTTGCAAGACAATAACCGTACTGATCCAGCGGGTGCGCTTGGCCTAATTAACCGCAAGGTAAAAACTGCGCTTGGTCAAATTAGTGAAGACAACGTAGTGCCTATTCATCCAGAACAACACGAGCGTTCGGATGATGGCATGGACGCCGCATTTATCTGGGTAGATCAAGCCAATAACAAAATGGTATTTGCTGGGGCAAAAACACCGTTGTTCTGCTTGCCTTCTGGGGAAGCAGACTTTGTAGTGGTGGATGGTGACAAAAAAGGCGTTGGCTACACCGATACCCCACTAGATTACGCATGGACCAATAAAACCGTTGCGCTTTCTAAAGGCGACATGATCTATCTGACCACTGACGGCATTATCGATCAAATTGGTGGTTTAAAGAAAATTGCATTTGGTAAAAAGCGCTTAATGCAGTTGCTATTGAAACATCGCGTGAAATCGATGGAAGACCAATGTGAAGCAGTGCTTCGCAATTACTACGAATACCAAGGTAATCAGCGCCGTCGTGATGACGTGAGCTTCTTTGGATTCCGTCACAACTGATTACGCAGAGAGTGTGGTTATGCAGTTAGATCTATTTAGTGCTTTTCGCAATAACGCCGAATTCAACGGGGTTTTGTTCTATTACAACGGTGCACTGTCTCAAAACGTGATTAACACAATGAGCGACACCTTAAAACAGCGATTGGCACAAGAAGAAGGCACGCAGACAAAAGCTAGAAAACTATTTTCTAGCTTTATCGAAATGGTGCAAAACGCGCTGTTTTATTCGCCAAACAATCCTGACGTAGAAGGCGAAAAAATCGGCTCGGTCGCCGTTGGTAAAGATGGCGATAAGTTCTACGTTGTATGTGGCAACTTGGTAGAAAGTAAATACGCAGACCGTATTCGTGAAAAGGTTGAGCCACTTCGTTCAATGACCTTAGACGAAATTAAAGCGGCGTATCGCACCCAACTAAAAAATGAAATGCATCACGAAGAAGACAAGGTAAGTAAAGGGGCTGGTCTTGGCTTTTTGACCGTTGCCCGTGACGCCTCTGAACCAATTGAGTATCGACTAGTAGAAGTGCCGACGCATGAAGAACTAGCTTACTTCTATTTAAAAGCAGTCATTTAACCATTAAAGAATGTCAGCAAATTGGGAAGAAACGCCCAGTAAATAAAGGATAATTAACATGCATGATTATTATTTAGCCCGTACAAGCCATAGCCCAGAAGTGAATTTTCAATTTAGCCGTCATCATTTATCGATGACTGGTGAAGCATATCCTGAGAATGCGAATGATTTCTTTCTGCCGATTTTGGCGCAATTAAATCATTACCTAAGCTATACCGATCATCAACATATTATTTTTGATTTCCGCCTAACTTACTTCAATAGTGCGGCCACCAAAATGTTGTACACATTGTTTGGCATGTTAAATGACTCTGCATCCTCTAGAAACCGCATTACGCTAAATTGGTTTCATGATCCAGAAGACGACACCATTCTTGAGTTTGGCGAAGGCGTGCAAGATGATTTCTTGTCACTCGACTTCCATGCGATTGCAGAAGATTTAGCGGCAGCATAACCAGTATTTTTCAGTCGCATTGCAATAGTAAATTGTTGCAATGCGACTTGATTATCATTCCCGTTACTTTTAGCATGCTTTGCATTCGATAAAACTGTCGAATGTATACAATTTGGGAACTCTATTTCATTTATAGATTCTCATGGATTGTTTGATTTATTAAAGGCAGAGGAATGAAAGTAAAAGTCTTTGAAGACGGGAAAAGTCAGCGAATTGTTTTGTTATTAAGACAGGGCTATTCGATGGATATTTTGGATCAACAAGATCAAGCGATTGCCTCAACCTTACAAGCAAGAGATGGTTTTTTATTGGAAGAGCAATTATACCAATACGGTATTGATGTGGGGCTTGCTATTCCTCAACTGATTACAAATGGTTATTTTATTTGCAATCAGTAGTTAAGAAATTGTAAAGCCACTCGCTTTTCATCAACATGCATCACATTTATGTTACTCACAGATTATTAACATGTTAAAATTTAGCCTATTAAATTGATTTCATCCCCCCCGTGACCACACCCCTCAGTTTTATATTGTCTCTTCCCTTTCGTCGCCTGCGCCGATTACTCAATATTTCGAAACGGCGCTGGGAAAACCACCAAAAATATCAGCCCGATGAAGACGCTCGTTACCGAAAGCTAATCAAAAAAGCGGGAAGTGATTGGCAGGCAGAAATAGAGATCGCAGAAACCTTACGTCACCATCCTCATCTCAGCCGCATCGGCGCCATTGAAGCAGTATTAGCAAAGTACAAATCGGCACCAATTCAGTAAAGACCTGCTAAAGTAATTCGCATGACGACTTGAACAAAGGCCATCCGATGCTTTCCCATGTCTATATTGGTGTCGCAAATTTTCCTCGGGCACTCCCGTTTTATCGGGCGATCATGCAGGTTTTAGGGGTGACAGAACGGTTTTGTGAAGCGGATAAACCGTGGGCTGGATGGCAATCCGCCCCGGACCCACGCCCTTTGTTTATTATTGGTATACCGTTTAATAGTGAGGCACATCAGCCGGGCAATGGACAAATGTTTGCGCTAACCGCAAAAGACAGAGCCACCGTTGATATGGTCTATCAAACGGCACTAGCAAATGGTGGAAAAGATGAAGGCGCACCGGGTTTACGCCCACACTACCATGCCAACTATTATGGTGCTTATGTGAGAGATACCGAAGGAAACAAGCTATGCTTTGTTTGTCATGATCCTGATTAATTGGTCGAATGGGGAAATGCCACGACACTCGGCGCGATTAGCCGCACACCGATTTTCGTCCCTACCGCATAGCGCTGATAGCTTGGTAGTAATGCCTTGAGCGATGCACCAGAAGCTAACCTTAATTGGTACATCCATTCAGCGCCCCTAAACTGAGCCGACTCAATGATTGCTTGTAGTGTGGAGGAAGCGTCTTCAACCACATCATCAGGGCGAATCAAGACATCAAAAGTAGCTGCATCTACTGGCGAGCAAGGGGAACTCAGCTTCACTTTGCCGGCTTCCGTTTGAAGAACATCCTCGCTTAGCAACGCCCCTTTTAGCCAACTACTTTCTCCAATGAAATCGGCAGTAAAGCGATTAGCCGGCTGGTGATAGACCTCATAAGGTGAGGCGAACTGCTGCAATTTCCCTTCATGAAGCACCCCCACCTGATCAGAAAAGGCAAACGCCTCAGACTGATCATGCGTGACTAAAATAGCGGTCATGTTTAAAGACTTGATAATCGCCCTAACTTCTTCTGCTAATCGGCTACGCAATGAAACATCGAGACTAGAAAATGGCTCGTCGAGTAAGAGCATTGCCGGTTGCATCACCAATGCCCTTGCTAATGCGACTCGCTGTTGTTGTCCGCCAGATAATTCGTGCGGGTAGCGCTTGCCTAAGGTTGGCAGCCCAACTAATTCGAGTATTTCTTGTATTTTGGTGCTTCGATTCCTCTCTTTTTTGGGAAGACCAAAGCCAATATTTTCAAATACGTTCAAATGGGGAAATAAGGCGTAATCTTGAAACACCATCCCGATATGGCGTTCATGGGCAGGCACACACACGCCCTTTGCCAATAAGGGTTGCTGGTTTAAAGAAATTGCCCCCAACTGAGGTGTTTCAAAACCGGCGATACAACGTAGCGCCGTGGTTTTTCCACTACCAGAAAAGCCAAGTAAGCTGGCAATCTCTCCCTTTTCTAAGGTAAAAGAAAGCGATTGCAATACGCTTTTTGTTTCAAAGGCGTGAGATAAATCATTCACTACAAGATAACTCATGTTTCTTTCACCGATGCGTGATGTGGACTAGCTTGTTTGGCAATCAGGATGACGGGAATTAGCCCAACGACGATGAGTAACACTGCAGATGGGGCGGCCATTTCCCACATACCTTCAGAGGTCATCGCAAATATACGGGTAGATAAGGTGTCCCACCCAAATGGTCTCGTCATCAGGGTGATCGGCATTTCCTTCATCACATCGACAAACACCATCAAGATCGCGGTAAAGAAACTCCCTTTTAGCATGGGGAGATAGACCCGAAACAGACGTGAAATCGTCGATAGTCCAAGCCCTCTTGCTGCTGCATCATGGTTGGGGGATATTCGCCGCATGCCATTACCAATGGCAGTATGAGCAACGCCATAGAAACGCACCAAATACGCCCACAACATCACCACTAATGTGCCTTTTAATACGCTGGCGTGTGAATCTAGCTGAAATAGGCTCACCATTTGCTGATCAAACCAAGCGATCGGAATAAAAACACCAACTGCCAGAATTGAACCCGGCATGGCATAACCCAAAGAGGCCAATTTAGCAAAAAGCGCTTGCCGCTTTAACGGCTGAATCAGCACAGAAAAGAGCAACGCAAATAAGGCAATTAACACTGCAGCCATGAAAGACAATCCAGCTGATCTCGCAGCGAGCGCAAGGAGTGCTAACGAAACCTCTTCCGCCCAGACAGACCCACTCCAGACAAGTAATTGCGTAAATGGCACCACAAAGGCGAATCCAAACACCATAGAACAAGCCAGTGTCACTAATCCGCTGTGTGCATGTTTTACCCGAATAGACGGCCGCGATTTAGTATGGTGATAGGCTTTGCGTTGGTGCACATATAAATCGAGTAACAACAAGAGAAATACTAGCAAGATTAAGAGGCTTGCAAGCTGCCGAGCCGTTTCCAAGGAGAAAAAGGAAAACCAAGATTTATAAATGGCGGTAGTGAAGGTATCGATATTAAAAACCGAGACAGAACCAAAGTCTGCTAAACACTCCATCATCACAAGTAAGACGCCCCCAGCGATCCATGGTCTGGCTAGGGGTAGTGCAATCCGCCAAACACTTTTTTGAGGACTGATTCCAAGCGACTGACCTATTTCGATCGCTTGCTGCCCCATACTTTCAAAGGCATTTTTTGCTAGCAGAAAGACATAAGGGTAAAAGGCAAATGCCATGGAGACAATTAGCCCTTTCATTGACCTTACTTGAGGAATCCAATCGGTTGGCCACTTTAGGAATTGGCACAGTGCGTAGATGGGGCCAGTAAAGTCATACACACCCATGAGCGCCATGGCTTGTACATAAGCGGGAATGGCCAAGGGCAACATTAATGCCCAAGCAAAAAAGCGACGCCCGGGAAACTGATACCGAGCCACCCACCAAGCTAATGGCACGCCAATGAACAACGATAGCCCAGCAACACCCACCACCATCACCACGGTATTTTGCAATAAATCCCAAAGCAAATAGTCAGCAAGATGCTGCCAAATCTCTGCATTTAGCTGAGAAGGCGATCCGAGGATGATCATCAACGGCAATAAGATGATCAGCAGTAATAAACTCGTTAGGGCGTAGCGAAGGCGTTGATTCGGCATATTGTTCATCGTTACTCCGCCTAAAACACGAAAGCGGAGTAACGCATTTCACTCAATTAGTGGCTTATTTGTAGCCCATTCTATCCATTAACATCACGGCTTCGGCTTGTTTACGCCCAGCAATGGCTACGTTAATTAAGTTTGGTTTAAATTTGCCCCAAGCACTAACAGCAGCGTTTGGCGCGACTTTCGGGTTGGCCGGAAACTCCATATCTATATCGGCAAACATGCGTTGGGCTTTTTCAGAACTTAGCCATTCCAAGAAACGCGTTGCTTCTTTGACATTTTTGGAATACTTAGTAATGCCAGCGCCAGACACATTCACATGCACGCCTTTACCAGATTGATTCGCCCAGAAAATGCCAATTGGTAGTGTTGGCTTGTCTTTCATCAAGCGGCCATAGTAGTAGCTATTGGCAATACCGACTTCACATTGCCCTGCAGCAATCGCTTCCAACATTTTGGTATCGTCTGCAAAGACAGGAACTGCTAGGTTATTGACCCAACCTTTCACGACGGCTTCGGTTTGCTCTTTGCCAATATCAGAAATTAAGGTGGCCACTAAAGATTGGTTATATACCTTTTTCGAGGTACGTAAACATAGCTTACCTTTCCATTTCGCCGAAGCTAAGTCTTCATAGCTAGACAGTTGTTCTGGCTTCACTTTGTCTTTATTAAAAAAGATGGTGCGTGCACGAACCGATAACCCTGTCCATGCATTTTCTGGATCGCGTAAGTTGGCAGGAATATTTTGCGTAATGGTGGCGGACTTAAACGGTTGGAATAATCCAGCATTATCGGCTTGCCACAAGTTACCCGCGTCTACTGTCATGAAAATATCGGCTTCTGAATTGCTACCTTCTGCTTTTAGCCTTTCCATTAACGGGCCTTCTTTATCGGCAACAAAACGAATATTGACGCCTGTTTCTTTGGTATAGGCTTCAAAAATCGGCTTGGTTAGTTGCTCGGCACGTGCGCTATAAACAACCAATGAATCAGCGGCAGAAGCGGCCAGTGGCAAGGCGGCAACTAAGAAAGCAATTTTCTTCATTCAGATCTCCAATTTATTCATTTACAAAAGATTCAACAGGATTCACAAACACAAACAGAAGCAATAACCATTCTCATATTCAGAATTTACATTTCTTAACAAAGAGTAGATGAGCATCGCTTAGACTTGCTTCTGTTCGTATAAGTTCAAATTTGAAATGAAAATTATTTTCTTTTATCAAACTAAGAGTTCCTCTTCTTGACTTCCCCCCTTGCTCATCAGGATAATCACCTCAATGTAAATGCGTATAATTATTATTTAGCTAATTTCGCTTCAAAATCACCTTTTCGAACTGTCTTTATGTCTGATTCATTGGCTTTAAAAGCCGCGCTCACCCAACATCGGCTACGTGAAAAACGTCGCTGGATTTTTTTGGCTCTCGTTGTTGTACTAATTGGTATTAGCTTTTTGTTTGATGTGGCAACAGGACCTTCGTTGCTACCATTAAAGGAAGTCATACAGACGCTGTGGTCGCCAGAAGCCGCTGATCCCATGAATAAAGCGATTGTGCTAGACATGCGTTTACCAATCGCCCTCATGGCGCTGGTCGTTGGTGCAGCACTGGGGTTAGGTGGCGTGCAAATGCAAACGCTATTAGATAATCCACTTGCCAGCCCATTTACACTTGGCCTCGCCGCTGCCGCGGGATTAGGGGCTGGGCTTGCCTTAGTAAGTGGCGGGTTTGGGTTATCACCACTCATTGCCATTCCCGTTGGTGCCTTTGTTTGCTGTATGTTGGCGGCGTTTTTACTGTTTGGATTAGCGCTCTTAAAGCATGTCAGTAGCCAGACGATTATCTTGGCCGGCATTGCTTTGCTATTTTTATTTCAGTCCCTGCTTTCCTTATTGCAGTTTTTATCTTCCCCAGAAGTAAATCAGCAAATTGTGTTTTGGCTATTTGGTAGCTTAATGCGTACCAACTGGGACTCGTTACTGATCACGAGTATCGTAACGATTGTATGCGCCATTTTTTCTTATACCGATGCATGGAAACTCACCTGCTTAAGACTAGGTGAAGCAAGAGCAAAAAGTCTGGGCGTGAATGTCACGCGTTTACGTCTTAAAACCTTGATTCTAGTGGCGCTCATGACCGCAACGGCAATTAGCTTTGTCGGCATTATTGGCTTTATTGGCCTTGTCGCACCACATATTGCCAGAATGCTAATTGGCGAAGATCAGCGTTTTTTGATTCCTTTATCAGCACTTTGTGGGTCGTGCATGCTGTCGATTTCCTCAGTAATTTCGAAGTCGATCATCCCCGGCGCACTCTTCCCGATCGGGATCGTGACAGCAATTATTGGCGTGCCATTCTTTATTTGGCTGATTCTAGGGAAAGGTCGCAAACGTGTTTGAAATTGAACAACTTCAGTTATCGATTGGCAAACAGGCCATTGTCAAAGACCTTTCGCTATCGCTATTTCCTGGTGAACTCAATGTGATCATTGGGCCAAATGGCACCGGTAAAACCACCCTATTACGATCTCTATTTGGTGAACTCAGTAGCGATAAAGGCGAGATTCGCTTCCAAGGCAAACGCCTTTCTGACCAGCGCCTAACACATTGGCAACAACACTTCGGCTATATGCCGCAAAATACGCAGTTAGATTTAGACCTCACCGTACTAGAAGTGGTGGTGCTTGGCCGACTTGCAAGCCTAGGAATGCGGCTTCATGATGAAGATCTAACCGCTGCTTTATCTGCTTTAGCTGACTTGGGCATTGTTCACCTTGCCGATCGCCCCGTGTATTCGTTAAGTGGCGGTCAGCGACAACTAGTGCTCTTTGCCCAAGTGTTACTGCGCACCCCAAAAATTATGCTGTTAGATGAGCCAGTCAGTGCGCTCGATTTACAGCACCAAATGCAACTGATGGAACACCTGCACCAGCAAACCAAGGCGAATAATTGGATTAGCATTGTGGTTTTGCATGATTTAAATCTGGCCGCACAATTTGCAGATAAATTAATCGTCTTAGCCAATCAAACACTCCAAGCATTTGGCACACCTTCTGAAGTGCTCAATAGCGAATTGATTCATACCCTCTACAATGTACCAGTAGATATTCACCACGGTAGTGACGGCACGCCCTTTATCCGCACCATTCGTAGCAATGCTGGTCAGCTGGCATCAGTGCCTCACTAAATACCGCAGGTATCACGTTTCTTTATGCGCTTGAAAGCAACTGTAGTGCGCGATTGGCAGCAGCTTAGCCCTGCGGCCAAATTGCTTATCTTAAATGGTCTGGCATTTAACACCGGCTTTTATATGCTGATGCCGTTTCTCGCCAACCATTTAGGGGGCACGCTCGGGCTTGCTGGCTGGGCAAGCGGGCTAATTATTGGGATGCGTGTATTTAGCCAGCAGGGGCTGTTTTTAGTAGGTGGCATGCTAGGCGACCGTATTGGCTACCGACCGGCAATTATTCTGGGTTGCCTGGTTAGAAGCATGGGGTTTTCTTTGTTGGGCTGGGCAAACAACCTGCCGTTACTCCTCCTTGCTGCGTGCTTAACAGGGTTTGCCGGTGCCTTATTCACCCCATGTGCGCAGGCGTACCTAGCGGCAGAATGCAAAGACAACGGTCAAAGGCAAGCCGCTTTTTCTTTACATAATTTGGCCAGTACCGCAGGGATGTTACTTGGACCATTGATTGGACTCGCCTTACTATCGACTAGCTTTATGCTCACAGGGCTAGTTGCTGGTGTGGTGTTTTTTCTGCTGACTTGGGCGCAGTGGAAAATCCTACCCGCCGATAGTGTGGTTGAAAAAAAAGCCCAGCCGAGTATTCGTGCGCAATGGTCAACCCTAATAAGCAATCGCCCTTTCTTAATTTTTTGCAGCTTTGCGACGGCCTACCAGCTGTTGTTTCATCAACTTTACTTAGCGGTTCCTGCTTTTATTCATGGGAATCACTTAGATAAAAGTTGGCTCAGCGTGTTATTCACCATCAATGCGCTTATCGGTGTGTTACTGCAATTACCGGCCAGTGCCTTAGTGAATAAGCGCTTAGGCACGCCAGTAGGAATGGGGATTGGGCTAGCAATGATGGGGGCTAGCTACCTGCCGTTTATTCTTTTCCCTTCCTTCCCCATTGCAGCCATCATCAGCCAGATTGTGTTGTTTTCAGTCGGCTCGATTCTCTGCTATCCGCTCTTTTCAGCCTTCCTACCAAAGTATGCTAGCCAAACTGCGTTGGGTGCTTACTACGGTTTTTACTCTAGCTTTGGCGGTTGCATTGCCTTATTCAGTAATTTACTGGTGGGTGCCTTATTGGGAAGCCATTTTCTAGCGCCGCCCATGTTTGTCTGGTTACTCCTATCGGCTTGGGGAATATTGGCGGGGTTTGGGCTTTACCATCATACAAAAGCGCACGCGACCTCAGCTTAATCGAA contains:
- a CDS encoding SpoIIE family protein phosphatase; translated protein: MLNMQAVKESTAGLSEIESEYIARSLMRDSPTVTPQHTCFEVLDVLARHPEVIGLPVLENGFAIGLINRGIFNDEMAKPFRRDLYGRKSCIAFMDKQPLVVPETMSIQDVSFKVIESGGKTLNDGFIIVNPENQYLGIGTGEDLVKVVSFLQAEKNRLVMESINYASVIQKSFMRSSRDDLASMLKDYFMHWEPRDKVGGDYFFCKKFNDGFFMALMDCTGHGVPGAFMTLIMAAFMDHLLQDNNRTDPAGALGLINRKVKTALGQISEDNVVPIHPEQHERSDDGMDAAFIWVDQANNKMVFAGAKTPLFCLPSGEADFVVVDGDKKGVGYTDTPLDYAWTNKTVALSKGDMIYLTTDGIIDQIGGLKKIAFGKKRLMQLLLKHRVKSMEDQCEAVLRNYYEYQGNQRRRDDVSFFGFRHN
- a CDS encoding SiaB family protein kinase, translated to MQLDLFSAFRNNAEFNGVLFYYNGALSQNVINTMSDTLKQRLAQEEGTQTKARKLFSSFIEMVQNALFYSPNNPDVEGEKIGSVAVGKDGDKFYVVCGNLVESKYADRIREKVEPLRSMTLDEIKAAYRTQLKNEMHHEEDKVSKGAGLGFLTVARDASEPIEYRLVEVPTHEELAYFYLKAVI
- a CDS encoding DUF1987 domain-containing protein, producing the protein MHDYYLARTSHSPEVNFQFSRHHLSMTGEAYPENANDFFLPILAQLNHYLSYTDHQHIIFDFRLTYFNSAATKMLYTLFGMLNDSASSRNRITLNWFHDPEDDTILEFGEGVQDDFLSLDFHAIAEDLAAA
- a CDS encoding VOC family protein, with the protein product MLSHVYIGVANFPRALPFYRAIMQVLGVTERFCEADKPWAGWQSAPDPRPLFIIGIPFNSEAHQPGNGQMFALTAKDRATVDMVYQTALANGGKDEGAPGLRPHYHANYYGAYVRDTEGNKLCFVCHDPD
- a CDS encoding ABC transporter ATP-binding protein — protein: MSYLVVNDLSHAFETKSVLQSLSFTLEKGEIASLLGFSGSGKTTALRCIAGFETPQLGAISLNQQPLLAKGVCVPAHERHIGMVFQDYALFPHLNVFENIGFGLPKKERNRSTKIQEILELVGLPTLGKRYPHELSGGQQQRVALARALVMQPAMLLLDEPFSSLDVSLRSRLAEEVRAIIKSLNMTAILVTHDQSEAFAFSDQVGVLHEGKLQQFASPYEVYHQPANRFTADFIGESSWLKGALLSEDVLQTEAGKVKLSSPCSPVDAATFDVLIRPDDVVEDASSTLQAIIESAQFRGAEWMYQLRLASGASLKALLPSYQRYAVGTKIGVRLIAPSVVAFPHSTN
- a CDS encoding ABC transporter permease, with the protein product MNNMPNQRLRYALTSLLLLIILLPLMIILGSPSQLNAEIWQHLADYLLWDLLQNTVVMVVGVAGLSLFIGVPLAWWVARYQFPGRRFFAWALMLPLAIPAYVQAMALMGVYDFTGPIYALCQFLKWPTDWIPQVRSMKGLIVSMAFAFYPYVFLLAKNAFESMGQQAIEIGQSLGISPQKSVWRIALPLARPWIAGGVLLVMMECLADFGSVSVFNIDTFTTAIYKSWFSFFSLETARQLASLLILLVFLLLLLDLYVHQRKAYHHTKSRPSIRVKHAHSGLVTLACSMVFGFAFVVPFTQLLVWSGSVWAEEVSLALLALAARSAGLSFMAAVLIALFALLFSVLIQPLKRQALFAKLASLGYAMPGSILAVGVFIPIAWFDQQMVSLFQLDSHASVLKGTLVVMLWAYLVRFYGVAHTAIGNGMRRISPNHDAAARGLGLSTISRLFRVYLPMLKGSFFTAILMVFVDVMKEMPITLMTRPFGWDTLSTRIFAMTSEGMWEMAAPSAVLLIVVGLIPVILIAKQASPHHASVKET
- a CDS encoding extracellular solute-binding protein, translated to MKKIAFLVAALPLAASAADSLVVYSARAEQLTKPIFEAYTKETGVNIRFVADKEGPLMERLKAEGSNSEADIFMTVDAGNLWQADNAGLFQPFKSATITQNIPANLRDPENAWTGLSVRARTIFFNKDKVKPEQLSSYEDLASAKWKGKLCLRTSKKVYNQSLVATLISDIGKEQTEAVVKGWVNNLAVPVFADDTKMLEAIAAGQCEVGIANSYYYGRLMKDKPTLPIGIFWANQSGKGVHVNVSGAGITKYSKNVKEATRFLEWLSSEKAQRMFADIDMEFPANPKVAPNAAVSAWGKFKPNLINVAIAGRKQAEAVMLMDRMGYK
- a CDS encoding FecCD family ABC transporter permease, with amino-acid sequence MSDSLALKAALTQHRLREKRRWIFLALVVVLIGISFLFDVATGPSLLPLKEVIQTLWSPEAADPMNKAIVLDMRLPIALMALVVGAALGLGGVQMQTLLDNPLASPFTLGLAAAAGLGAGLALVSGGFGLSPLIAIPVGAFVCCMLAAFLLFGLALLKHVSSQTIILAGIALLFLFQSLLSLLQFLSSPEVNQQIVFWLFGSLMRTNWDSLLITSIVTIVCAIFSYTDAWKLTCLRLGEARAKSLGVNVTRLRLKTLILVALMTATAISFVGIIGFIGLVAPHIARMLIGEDQRFLIPLSALCGSCMLSISSVISKSIIPGALFPIGIVTAIIGVPFFIWLILGKGRKRV
- a CDS encoding ABC transporter ATP-binding protein, translating into MFEIEQLQLSIGKQAIVKDLSLSLFPGELNVIIGPNGTGKTTLLRSLFGELSSDKGEIRFQGKRLSDQRLTHWQQHFGYMPQNTQLDLDLTVLEVVVLGRLASLGMRLHDEDLTAALSALADLGIVHLADRPVYSLSGGQRQLVLFAQVLLRTPKIMLLDEPVSALDLQHQMQLMEHLHQQTKANNWISIVVLHDLNLAAQFADKLIVLANQTLQAFGTPSEVLNSELIHTLYNVPVDIHHGSDGTPFIRTIRSNAGQLASVPH